From the Phyllobacterium sp. T1293 genome, the window TTGGCACCTGGGAAGGTGACTGGGCAGCTTGGGGTGGTCTCTCCGCCAAGGTTTCAGATAAGGCAACTGTTAACGCACAGGTTGCTTACGAATCCGAAGGCACATGGGCTGCAACTGCAAACGTTGCTTACGAACTCGTTCCTGGCTTCGTTATTACACCAGAAATCAGCTACACCAAGTTTGACGGCGATCGCAAGACATTCGCTGAAAGCCGTGTAGGCGGTGGCGACGATGCATTCGGTGGCATGATCCGCTTCCAGCGCAACTTCTAATCCTGACGGATTTGAAGACGTATCCGGGGGCTCGCCCCCGGATCATCAGGCCTTGGCCCAACAAACATTCGAATTGTGTTTGGCAATGGAGAAGGACTGTATTGCCAAACTGCGATGATGAGATCTCCAGTCACGTCATTTTTTGAAACGGTGAGCTTCGCGGCTCACCGTTTTTTACGTTTGCTGCCCTGTGCAAATCTTTTGATCGACATGTTGTGATTTGGAAGCCCGCCGGTTCCGCGCTATAGTTGCCGCCAGAATGCAGGAGGTTACGGATATGCGTGATCTTGATATCTTGCTTGCAGTCATTGTGGTTATCTTGCTGGCATACCAGTCGAAACCCTCACACCGGACCTGGAACCGCAAGAATTTACTGACGCATGTATCGAATGATCCAGGCAAGGATCAACAGTCACAGAACTGAGGAATGTCCGTATACCCATAGCATTCGGCTTTCCGGCAAAGGCCGGGAGCAGAACGTTGTCAGGGAGTGACAAGAATGGGAGAAGCAATTCTTCATACGCCTCATCATGCCAAGCCTGCCTCGCCAAACACGCTGAAGCAAGCGCGCGGACAAATTCCCAAAGTTACGTGCGATCCGACAAAACTGTCTTCAATCCTGCGATTGGCCAAGGGCGGCTTCAGCCACCGGCGGTTTAAACACGAAGGCAAATAATCGGCATAAGAACAAAGGCCCGCTACCGGGAAACCGGTAACGGGCATTTTGGGGTGTCTGCCGCAGCGCTTGTCGCTGTCTTGTTAATTGGGCAGAAGAACCTTGTCGATCACATGAATGACGCCGTTTGACTGCTGCACGTCAGCAATCGTGACATGGGCAACATTACCCTTTTCATCCTTGATGGAGATCTTGCCAGCTTTCTCGCTGACCACAAGCACACAGCCGCCAACGGTCTTGACCTTGTGGGTGCCGCCATCATCCTTGATCATCTTCTTGATTGTCGCCGACATGGCGTCTGCGGCCACCACATGGCAGGTAAGTACCTTGGTGAGGGTTGCCTTGTTCTCTGGCTTGAGCAGCGTCTCAACGGTGCCCTTGGGCAAGGCTGCAAAGGCTTCATTGGTCGGTGCGAAAACTGTGAATGGACCCTTACCCTGAAGTGTCTCGACAAGGCCGGCGGCCTTGACCGCTGCAACAAGCGTCGTGTGGTCCTTCGAGTTGACCGCATTCTCGATAATGTTCTTATTGGCATACATTGGCGCGCCGCCAACCATCGGGTTGTCCTTGGCCAAGGCTGCTCCACTCAGTGCTGTAACAGCCAAAAATCCGGCGAAAATTCCTGCAGTCAATTTACCCATTTTATTGCTCCATGTTTGCCTCCCCTTTGCCGGGGAATGCAAACAAGTACGAAGCGTTCAACTGGAAAGTTTCCTGCGAGCGAATTTATTATTCTGCGCCCATCTTGGCCTTTGACCGTTTCGGGAGGGAACATAAGCGGCCCGCAGCCGTTATAGGCCTGTCATGCACAGGAGCATAAAGAATGGCAATATTCTCAAAAACGACCGATGATATTCAGGATGATGTTGAAGCTCAAATTGCAGCTTTGCGCAAGGAAGTATCAAGGCTCACATCCAGCCTCTCCGACATGGGCGGCGAAAAGCTCGACCATGTGAAACGGGCCGCAACCAAGCAGGTTAACTATGCTGCCGATGCAGCCAAGGAAAATCCGCTGGCAACCCTTGCCATCGTGGCAGGCG encodes:
- a CDS encoding DUF883 C-terminal domain-containing protein, with protein sequence MAIFSKTTDDIQDDVEAQIAALRKEVSRLTSSLSDMGGEKLDHVKRAATKQVNYAADAAKENPLATLAIVAGAALLIGLISRR
- a CDS encoding fasciclin domain-containing protein encodes the protein MGKLTAGIFAGFLAVTALSGAALAKDNPMVGGAPMYANKNIIENAVNSKDHTTLVAAVKAAGLVETLQGKGPFTVFAPTNEAFAALPKGTVETLLKPENKATLTKVLTCHVVAADAMSATIKKMIKDDGGTHKVKTVGGCVLVVSEKAGKISIKDEKGNVAHVTIADVQQSNGVIHVIDKVLLPN